A single genomic interval of Ignavibacteriales bacterium harbors:
- a CDS encoding TonB-dependent receptor has translation MFGFDYTTFKTINIKQAVTKGFELFLQAEPLDDLRLKANYTFTDARDVSPNSSDFDTKLLRRPRNKVGLFASYSFVPKTNVNAEVIWVGPREDIDFPHI, from the coding sequence ATGTTTGGCTTTGATTATACAACTTTTAAAACTATTAATATTAAACAAGCGGTAACAAAAGGGTTTGAATTATTTCTACAAGCAGAGCCACTAGATGACTTGAGGCTAAAAGCCAACTATACTTTTACTGATGCACGAGATGTTAGTCCAAACTCTTCAGATTTTGATACTAAGTTGCTACGCCGTCCAAGAAATAAAGTCGGATTGTTTGCAAGTTATTCATTTGTTCCAAAGACAAATGTTAATGCAGAAGTTATTTGGGTTGGACCAAGAGAGGATATTGATTTTCCACATATCTGA